From Chiloscyllium punctatum isolate Juve2018m chromosome 36, sChiPun1.3, whole genome shotgun sequence, the proteins below share one genomic window:
- the LOC140460700 gene encoding uncharacterized protein — MEKPEESRPVEKRWKCSDGGNSFHFPSALQIHQHIHTGDRPFSCPECGMGFAQTSALLRHQRTHTGERPFPCPECGKAFSNCSDLLRHQRSHSGERPFSCPNCGRRFTQASHLLRHLRVHAGERPFSCPECGKRFTQASNLLTHRRSHTGERPFSCPECGKAFSNSPNLLRHQQVHTGERPFSCPDCGKAFSDSSSLLTHQRIHSGERPFSCPECGKTFNNSSSLLTHQRIHTGERPFSCPECGKAFSNSPNLLRHRRVHTGERPFSCPECRKTFSNSSNLLKHQRIHTGERPFSCPECRKAFSNSSALLTHWRVHTGERPFSCPECRKDFTRSSHLQRHQRIHKPSQGV; from the coding sequence atggagaaacccgaggaatccCGCCCCGTGGAGAAACGGTGGAAGTGCAGTGATGGCGGGAATAGCTTccatttcccgtctgccctgCAGATTCATCAGCACATCCACACAGGGGacaggccattctcctgccctgaATGTGGGATGGGCTTTGCCCAGACCTccgccctgctgaggcaccagcggacccacaccggggagaggccattcccctgcccagagtgcgggaaggccttcagtaattGTTccgacctgctgaggcaccagcggtcCCACTcgggggaaaggcccttcagctgccccaactGCGGAAGGAGATTTACCCAGgcctcccacctgctgaggcacctCCGGGTCCACgcaggggagaggccgttctcctgccctgagtgtgggaagagatttacccaggcctccaacctgctgacccaccggcggtcccacacaggggagaggcccttcagctgccccgagtgtgggaaggccttcagcaattcccccaacctgctgaggcaccagcaggtccacactggggagaggcccttcagctgcccagattGTGGGAAGGCTTTCAGCGATTCCTCTTCCCTAttgacccaccagcggatccacagtggggagaggcccttcagctgccccgagtgcgggaagaccttcaacaattcctcttctctgctgacccaccagcggatccacactggggagaggcccttcagctgccccgaatgtgggaaggccttcagcaattcccccaacctgctgaggcaccggcgggtccacactggggagaggcctttcagctgtcCCGAGTGCAGGaagaccttcagcaattcctcaaacctactgaagcaccagcggattcacacgggggagaggcccttcagctgccctgagtgcaggaaggctttcagcaattcctccgccctgctgacccactggagggtccacacgggggagaggccgttcagctgccccgagtgcaggaaggacttcacccgctcctcccacctcCAGAGGCACCAGCGCATTCACAAACCATCGCAGGGTGTTTGA